The following is a genomic window from Butyricimonas faecihominis.
TATGTTCTTCTGATACCGTGAAATGAATATGAGCTTCCTTACCGTCGTTGGCGTAGAGTGCCGCTTCTACCAAGTGTTCTTCAACAGCCGTGCGGATATGGTCCCTGTAAATATGGAAATCAATTAATCCCTTGGGTGTGGCATTGTAATTAAGCCCCTTGGGGGTAAGGATGTATTCTAGAATTTCAATGAGTTGATTCTTCCAGAGTAATTTGTCTAAATCAAGGCGATCTTTGTAAAGAGCCTCTTTTAGGTGTGGGTAGAATGGAAATTCTTTCAATTTCTCGAAGAACGAGAATATACTTCCGGGTTCCTTGTCTTGCCGGAATTTCAAATAGTCTTCATCGCTACCCGTGTACGTGTTGAAAAACGTATTTAGCGTTTTGAACATGCGTGATGCGGAACCGGAGGCCGGAACCATTTTCACGATTTTCAATGAATTCATTCTTTCCTCGAAGATGCGGATGAATTCATCGGCTTGTTCGTCATTCAAACCGTAGATTCCGTTGTTTATTGTTGCCGCATCCCGAATCTGTACAAAATCAAACCCCTGCTTGAAATTTTCAAGCTGGTTTTCAATTTGCTCGGGTTTTATTCCCCTGCGTTTAAATTGTTTGAGATCACTTTTCGTGTACATAATTTCAGGTTTGTAAGTACGTAAATAGTTTTGCAAGTTACGAATTATTGTGCAGAAAGCAAAATTTGTCTTTTGCGTTGCAGGCTGCCGGGTGAGTCTCTGACTCTGAGGGTTATGGGTGTTTATCGTGAACTTGTAACTTGTTAGCTTGTTATTTATACGAGAAAGAAGACAATTAATTGTCTTCTTCTTCGTCATATAATTCTTCTTGATTCTCTAATTCGGTTTCGAAAAATTCTTCCGCTTCTTCCATGAGAGATTCAATGTCGTCTGTGCAGAGAGGCTCTTCGTCAATCCAGTAAATTTTCTGGTTGCTGTAAAAGCCATCCATGTCACATTGAATAATACATTGAGGCTTTTCCGTGTGCACAACATATACTAGATCTGGTGCTTCCTGGGAATTGTCTGCAATAAGAAATTTTGGTAACATGATGTTCACTGTTTTTAAATTTACGTGGCAAATATAGAAATAATTGAAAACGGTGATATTGAAAATTGAAAATTATTTTAAGGGTGGAATTTACTGGGGAAAATAATGTATCTTTAGGGCGAGAAATGAAATAAATATGATCGCATCAAGTTTACTATCAAATGTTGTACCGGTATTGAAGAAGGATGATACTTGTGCCCAGGCATTGGGGTGGATGGACTTGTTTCGGGTGTCTCATTTGCCTGTCTTGGATGGAGAAACGTACGTGGGGTTGTTATCTGATGAAATCATGTATGCGCACGGGAGTATTCATGATCCGATCGGTAAGTTGGATATACCCAGGGAAATGACTTTCGTTTACGAAGATGTACATATGTATGATGTTATCGGGGTTGCCTCTTCACGGCTTTTGTCGGTGGTACCGGTTTTGAACCGAAAAGAGGTATATCAGGGAGCTATTTTGTTAACAGACATCTTGCATAATATTGATAAACTTTTGTGTATAGACGATCCTGGCGGAATTATCGTGTTGGAAGTAAATAAAATTGATTATTCTTTGGCCGAGGTCGCCCAAATCGTGGAGTATAACGAGGCGAAGGTGTTGAGTTGCTATGTTACGTGTATGCCGGATTCTAATAAAGTGGTGATTACTCTTAAAGTGAATACGGCCCGGATAGAACCGATTCTGGATACTTTTATTCGTTATCGTTATGTGATCAAAAATACTTTTGTTTCCGGTGAAGAGATGAATGAAGAGATGAAAGATCGTTACGGGCAGTTGTTGAAGTTTATGGAAATGTAGGAAGTTTTAAATTAATTGAATCTAAAATAAATAGATGTGTTCAAAAATAAGTAAAGTTGCGATTTACGGACGGGTGATTCATGAAGAGTTTTATCCTTATTTCAAACAAATGTTGCGTGATCTGAATGAGCGAGGGGTTTGTTTGACTTGTTATAAACCTTTCTATGATTTTTTGAGGGAAAAATGTGGTATTTCTGATGTGTTTCAAGCGTTTTATGAGGAGGATGTTGATCGGGATACGGATGTTTTGTTCAGCGTGGGAGGAGACGGGACATTTCTTGATTCTGCGATGCGAGTGAAAAATCATGGTGTTCCTGTGTTGGGCATCAATAGCGGGCGGTTGGGTTTTTTGGCTAATATAGCTCAAGAAGAGATTCCTCAGGCTATTCATTGGTTATGTGCCGGAGACTTTGACGTGGAACAGCGTGCGTTGGTGAAATTCGAGATGAAAGATAATCCTTTTGCTGAATTTAATTATGCATTGAATGAGATAAGTGTATTGAAGACAGAACGTTCCTCTTTGTTGAAGGTTCATGCTTATATCGGGGAAGAATATCTCACCACATACTGGGCTGATGGCGTGATCGTGGCCACGCCTACCGGGTCTACTGCCTACTCGTTAAGTTGCGGGGGACCGATCGTGGCTTTTGGTTGCGATAACTTGATCATAACTCCGGTAAGCCCGCATAATTTGAATATGCGTCCCTTGATTTTGCCCGGTAATGTGCAAATCCGTTTAAAAGTTGAGAGTCGTTCAGGAGACTTCATGTTGAGTGCTGATTCTCGTATGCAAAGAATGTCGGATAATCACGAATTATTTATATCTTCGGGCGATTTTAAAATGAATGTTGTGAAAATGCCTGATCATAGTTATTACGACACGTTACGGAATAAATTGAATTGGGGCGAGGACAAGAGAAACAAGAAAGATAAAAGTTGAAACAATTTTAAATAATAGGGTTAATTTTATTGGAGAGTGAAAAGTAATTTTCAATTTTCAATTTTCAATTTTCAATTAATTATGGATAAAGAGAATATACCGGAACACGTGGCAATTATTATGGATGGAAACGGAAGGTGGGCCAAAAGTCACGGTTTGGAGAGATGGGAAGGTCATAAAAAAGGAGTAGATGCGGTAAGAACAGCAATGGAGGCTGCCGGGGAGATCGGGGTGAAGTATTTGACTTTATATGCTTTTTCGATAGAGAACTGGAATCGTCCGAAGAAAGAGATAGACGTGTTGATGGGTTTGATGGTGGATGCTATTTTGGCTGAAACTGATAATTTGATGAGAAAACAAGTCCGGGTGAAGGCTATCGGGAATTTGTCGGATTTGCCGGAAGAGGTATATAACAAGTTACAGGGATTAATAACGAGAACGGCATCTAATACCGGGTTAACTCTAGTGTTGGCATTAAGTTATGGGGCAAGATGGGAGATTTTGACAGCGGCCAAGCGGATAGTTCAAGATGTGCGGGATGGCAAAATAGAAGATGTTGAGGCATTTACAGACGCAGATTTTTCCACTTACCTGACGACGTCGGGAATCCCTGATCCCGATTTATTGATCCGAACAAGTGGTGAATGTAGGCTTAGTAATTTCCTTTTATGGCAATTAGCGTATACTGAACTATATTTTCTTGATAAATTTTGGCCCGATTTTGAAAAAGAAGACTTATATTTGGCCATTCGTAATTTTCAAAAAAGAGAAAGACGATTCGGGTTAACCGGAGAGCAACTAAAAAAGTGACTCAGATGA
Proteins encoded in this region:
- a CDS encoding isoprenyl transferase, yielding MDKENIPEHVAIIMDGNGRWAKSHGLERWEGHKKGVDAVRTAMEAAGEIGVKYLTLYAFSIENWNRPKKEIDVLMGLMVDAILAETDNLMRKQVRVKAIGNLSDLPEEVYNKLQGLITRTASNTGLTLVLALSYGARWEILTAAKRIVQDVRDGKIEDVEAFTDADFSTYLTTSGIPDPDLLIRTSGECRLSNFLLWQLAYTELYFLDKFWPDFEKEDLYLAIRNFQKRERRFGLTGEQLKK
- a CDS encoding NAD kinase, whose product is MCSKISKVAIYGRVIHEEFYPYFKQMLRDLNERGVCLTCYKPFYDFLREKCGISDVFQAFYEEDVDRDTDVLFSVGGDGTFLDSAMRVKNHGVPVLGINSGRLGFLANIAQEEIPQAIHWLCAGDFDVEQRALVKFEMKDNPFAEFNYALNEISVLKTERSSLLKVHAYIGEEYLTTYWADGVIVATPTGSTAYSLSCGGPIVAFGCDNLIITPVSPHNLNMRPLILPGNVQIRLKVESRSGDFMLSADSRMQRMSDNHELFISSGDFKMNVVKMPDHSYYDTLRNKLNWGEDKRNKKDKS
- a CDS encoding CBS domain-containing protein gives rise to the protein MIASSLLSNVVPVLKKDDTCAQALGWMDLFRVSHLPVLDGETYVGLLSDEIMYAHGSIHDPIGKLDIPREMTFVYEDVHMYDVIGVASSRLLSVVPVLNRKEVYQGAILLTDILHNIDKLLCIDDPGGIIVLEVNKIDYSLAEVAQIVEYNEAKVLSCYVTCMPDSNKVVITLKVNTARIEPILDTFIRYRYVIKNTFVSGEEMNEEMKDRYGQLLKFMEM